One segment of Shewanella piezotolerans WP3 DNA contains the following:
- the ftsL gene encoding cell division protein FtsL — MSKSQLNLTRIVLLDLWHHKWVMVVALLVMLNAIAVVYTSYEGRKYTSQWEQLLQERDRLDIEWRNLLLEEQSRSEHSRVTRMATKELDMRRPLPKEEVVVRVP, encoded by the coding sequence GTGAGTAAATCGCAGCTAAACCTAACTCGTATTGTGTTGCTGGATTTATGGCATCACAAATGGGTCATGGTGGTTGCGCTACTCGTCATGCTCAATGCAATAGCGGTGGTATACACCAGTTATGAAGGGCGAAAATACACCAGCCAGTGGGAGCAGTTGCTACAAGAGCGGGATCGATTAGATATTGAATGGCGAAATTTGCTACTTGAAGAGCAGTCTCGCTCAGAACATAGCAGGGTAACCCGGATGGCGACTAAAGAGCTCGATATGAGGCGTCCTTTACCCAAAGAAGAGGTGGTAGTTAGAGTCCCATGA